From the genome of Callithrix jacchus isolate 240 chromosome 7, calJac240_pri, whole genome shotgun sequence, one region includes:
- the CDC20 gene encoding cell division cycle protein 20 homolog, with the protein MAQFAFESDLHSLLQLDTPIPNAPPARWQRKAKEAAGPAPSPMRAANRSHSAGRTPGRTPGKSSSKVQTTPSKPGGDRYIPQRSAAQMEVASFLLSKENQPENSQTPTKKEYQKAWALNLNGFDVEEAKILRLSGKPQNAPEGYQNRLKVLYSQKATPGSSRKTCRYIPSLPDRILDAPEIRNDYYLNLVDWSSGNVLAVALDNSVYLWSASSGDILQLLQMEQPGEYVSSVAWIKEGNYLAVGTSSAEVQLWDVQQQKRLRNMTSHSARVGSLSWNSYILSSGSRSGHIHHHDVRVAEHHVATLSGHSQEVCGLRWAPDGRHLASGGNDNLVNVWPSAPGEGGWVPLQTFTQHQGAVKAVAWCPWQSNVLATGGGTSDRHIRIWNVCSGACLSAVDAHSQVCSILWSPHYKELISGHGFSQNQLVIWKYPTMAKVAELKGHTSRVLSLTMSPDGATVASAAADETLRLWRCFELDPARRREREKANAAKSSLIHQGIR; encoded by the exons ATGGCTCAGTTCGCGTTCGAGAGTGACCTGCACTCGCTGCTTCAGCTGGATACACCCATCCCCAATGCACCCCCCGCGCGCTGGCAGCGCAAAGCCAAGGAAGCCGCAGGCCCGGCCCCTTCACCCATGCGGGCCGCCAACCGATCCCACAGCGCTGGCAGGACTCCGGGCCGAACTCCTG GCAAATCCAGTTCCAAGGTTCAGACCACTCCTAGCAAACCTGGCGGTGACCGCTATATCCCCCAACGCAGTGCTGCCCAGATGGAGGTGGCCAGCTTCCTCCTGAGCAAGGAGAACCAGCCTGAAAACAGCCAGACGCCCACCAAGAAG GAATATCAGAAAGCCTGGGCTTTGAACCTGAACGGTTTTGATGTAGAGGAAGCCAAGATCCTTCGGCTCAGTGGAAAACCACAAAATGCCCCAGAGG GTTACCAGAACAGACTGAAAGTACTCTACAGTCAAAAGGCCACGCCTGGTTCCAGCCGGAAGACCTGCCGTTACATTCCTTCCCTGCCAGATCGTATCCTGGATGCCCCAGAAATCCGAAATGACTACT ACCTGAACCTTGtggattggagctctgggaatgTCCTGGCTGTGGCACTGGACAACAGTGTGTACCTGTGGAGTGCAAGCTCTGGTGACATCCTGCAGCTTTTGCAAATGGAGCAGCCTGGGGAATATGTATCCTCTGTGGCCTGGATCAAAGAGGGCAACTACTTGGCTGTGGGCACCAGCAGTGCTGAGGTGCAG CTATGGGATGTGCAGCAGCAGAAACGGCTTCGAAATATGACCAGTCACTCTGCCCGAGTGGGCTCCCTAAGTTGGAACAGCTATATCCTGTCCAG tGGATCACGTTCTGGCCATATCCACCACCATGATGTTCGGGTAGCAGAACACCATGTGGCCACACTGAGTGGCCACAGCCAGGAAGTGTGTGGGCTGCGCTGGGCCCCAGATGGACGACATTTGGCCAGTGGTGGCAATGATAACTTGGTCAATGTGTGGCCTAGTGCTCCTGGAGAGGGTGGCTGGGTTCCTCTGCAAACATTCACCCAGCATCAAGGGGCTGTCAAG GCTGTAGCATGGTGTCCCTGGCAGTCCAATGTCCTGGCAACAGGAGGAGGCACCAGTGATCGACACATTCGCATCTGGAATGTGTGCTCTGGGGCTTGTCTGAGTGCTGTGGATGCCCATTCCCAG GTGTGCTCCATCCTCTGGTCTCCCCACTACAAGGAGCTCATCTCAGGCCACGGCTTTTCACAGAACCAGCTGGTTATCTGGAAGTACCCAACCATGGCCAAGGTGGCTGAACTGAAAG GTCACACATCCCGGGTCCTGAGTCTGACCATGAGCCCAGATGGGGCCACAGTGGCATCTGCAGCAGCAGATGAGACCCTGAGGCTATGGCGCTGTTTTGAGTTGGACCCTGCACGGCGGCGGGAGCGGGAGAAGGCTAATGCAGCTAAAAGCAGCCTCATCCACCAAGGCATCCGCTGA
- the ELOVL1 gene encoding very long chain fatty acid elongase 1 isoform X1 yields MEAVVNLYQEMMKHADPRIQGYPLMGSPLLMTSILLTYVYFVLSLGPRIMANRKPFQLRGFMIVYNFSLVALSLYIVYEFLMSGWLSTYTWRCDPVDYSNSPEALRMVRVAWLFLFSKFIELMDTVIFILRKKDGQVTFLHVFHHSVLPWSWWWGIKIAPGGMGSFHAMINSSVHVIMYLYYGLSALGPVAQPYLWWKKHMTAIQLIQFVLVSLHISQYYFMSSCNYQYPVIIHLIWMYGTIFFVLFSNFWYHSYTKGKRLPRALQQNGAPDLAKVKAN; encoded by the exons ATGGAGGCTGTCGTGAACTTGTACCAGGAGATGATGAAGCATGCAG ATCCCCGGATCCAGGGCTACCCTCTGATGGGGTCCCCGCTGCTAATGACCTCCATCCTCCTGACCTACGTGTACTTCGTTCTCTCACTTGGGCCTCGCATCATGGCTAATCGGAAGCCCTTCCAACTCCGTGGCTTCATGATTGTCTACAATTTCTCACTGGTGGCACTCTCCCTCTACATTGTCTATGAG TTCCTGATGTCGGGCTGGCTGAGCACCTATACCTGGCGCTGTGATCCTGTGGACTATTCCAACAGCCCTGAGGCACTTAGG ATGGTTCGGGTGGCCTGGCTCTTCCTCTTCTCCAAGTTCATTGAACTGATGGACACA GTGATCTTTATTCTCCGAAAGAAAGACGGGCAGGTGACCTTCCTACATGTCTTCCATCACTCTGTGCTTCCCTGGAGCTGGTGGTGGGGGATAAAGATTGCCCCGG GAGGAATGGGCTCTTTCCATGCCATGATAAACTCTTCTGTGCATGTCATAATGTACCTGTACTACGGATTGTCTGCTCTTGGCCCTGTGGCTCAACCCTACCTTTGGTGGAAAAAGCATATGACAGCCATCCAGCTG ATCCAGTTTGTCCTGGTCTCACTGCACATCTCCCAGTACTACTTTATGTCCAGCTGTAACTACCAGTACCCAGTCATAATTCACCTTATCTGGATGTATGGCACCATCTTCTTTGTGTTGTTCTCCAACTTCTGGTATCACTCTTATACCAAGGGCAAGCGGCTGCCCCGTGCACTTCAGCAAAATGGAGCTCCAGATCTTGCCAAGGTCAAGGCCAACTGA
- the ELOVL1 gene encoding very long chain fatty acid elongase 1 isoform X2 → MQFLMSGWLSTYTWRCDPVDYSNSPEALRMVRVAWLFLFSKFIELMDTVIFILRKKDGQVTFLHVFHHSVLPWSWWWGIKIAPGGMGSFHAMINSSVHVIMYLYYGLSALGPVAQPYLWWKKHMTAIQLIQFVLVSLHISQYYFMSSCNYQYPVIIHLIWMYGTIFFVLFSNFWYHSYTKGKRLPRALQQNGAPDLAKVKAN, encoded by the exons ATGCAG TTCCTGATGTCGGGCTGGCTGAGCACCTATACCTGGCGCTGTGATCCTGTGGACTATTCCAACAGCCCTGAGGCACTTAGG ATGGTTCGGGTGGCCTGGCTCTTCCTCTTCTCCAAGTTCATTGAACTGATGGACACA GTGATCTTTATTCTCCGAAAGAAAGACGGGCAGGTGACCTTCCTACATGTCTTCCATCACTCTGTGCTTCCCTGGAGCTGGTGGTGGGGGATAAAGATTGCCCCGG GAGGAATGGGCTCTTTCCATGCCATGATAAACTCTTCTGTGCATGTCATAATGTACCTGTACTACGGATTGTCTGCTCTTGGCCCTGTGGCTCAACCCTACCTTTGGTGGAAAAAGCATATGACAGCCATCCAGCTG ATCCAGTTTGTCCTGGTCTCACTGCACATCTCCCAGTACTACTTTATGTCCAGCTGTAACTACCAGTACCCAGTCATAATTCACCTTATCTGGATGTATGGCACCATCTTCTTTGTGTTGTTCTCCAACTTCTGGTATCACTCTTATACCAAGGGCAAGCGGCTGCCCCGTGCACTTCAGCAAAATGGAGCTCCAGATCTTGCCAAGGTCAAGGCCAACTGA